The Brassica oleracea var. oleracea cultivar TO1000 chromosome C6, BOL, whole genome shotgun sequence genome includes a region encoding these proteins:
- the LOC106300914 gene encoding probable methyltransferase PMT18 translates to MAKENNSHHHAEAKRKRLIWILCVSGFCILSYVLGAWQTNTLPSSSSEVFSRKACAETKTQSKLSTSSEDEDESLSSSSSLSSSSSSEPVELDFESHHKLELKQKNQTIKYFEPCDMSLSEYTPCEDRERGRRFDRNMMKYRERHCPSKDELLYCLIPPPPNYKIPFKWPQSRDYAWYDNIPHKELSIEKAIQNWIQVEGERFRFPGGGTGFPRGADAYIDDISRLIPLTDGAIRTAIDTGCGVASFGAYLLKRDIVAMSFAPRDTHEAQVQFALERGVPAVIGIMGSIRLPYPARAFDLAHCSRCLIPWFQNDGLYLTEVDRVLRPGGYWILSGPPINWKKHWKGWERTQEDLKQEQDSIENAARSLCWKKVTEKGDFSIWQKPINHIACKKLKRAHKSPPICTKTVQPDFAWYKELESCVTPLPEANSPDEFAGGALEDWPDRAFAVPPRIIQGTIPEINAEKFKEDNEVWKERIAYYKQILPELSRGRFRNIMDMNAYLGGFAAAIVKYPSWVMNVVPVDAEKQTLGAIYERGFIGTYQDWCEAFSTYPRTYDLIHAGGLFSMYENRCDVTLILLEMDRILRPEGTVVFRDTVEMLTKIQSITNGMKWTSRIMDHEKGPFIPEKILLAVKSYWTGPSA, encoded by the exons ATGGCGAAAGAGAACAATAGTCACCACCACGCAGAAGCAAAGAGAAAAAGACTCATTTGGATCCTCTGTGTAAGTGGATTCTGCATATTGTCTTACGTTCTTGGAGCTTGGCAAACCAACACACTCCCTTCTTCTTCCTCTGAGGTGTTCTCAAGAAAGGCATGTGCTGAAACCAAGACTCAGTCAAAACTTTCTACTTCTTCTGAAGATGAGGATGAGAGTCTCTCTTCTTCCTCTTCCTTGTCCTCCTCTTCATCTTCAGAACCAGTTGAGTTAGATTTCGAAAGCCATCACAAACTCGAGCTCAAACAAAAGAACCAAACCATAAAGTATTTCGAGCCATGTGACATGTCTCTCAGCGAGTACACTCCATGTGAAGACCGAGAGAGAGGAAGAAGATTCGATAGGAACATGATGAAATACAGAGAGAGACACTGTCCTTCAAAAGATGAGCTGCTTTATTGTCTAATTCCTCCTCCGCCAAACTACAAGATTCCATTCAAATGGCCTCAGAGCAGAGACTATGCTTGGTACGACAACATCCCACACAAGGAGCTAAGTATCGAGAAAGCAATACAAAATTGGATCCAAGTCGAAGGAGAACGATTTAGATTCCCTGGTGGTGGCACTGGCTTTCCACGTGGAGCTGATGCTTACATTGATGACATTTCTAGACTCATCCCTCTCACTGACGGAGCCATTAGAACAGCTATTGACACAGGATGTGGT GTTGCAAGTTTTGGTGCGTACTTGTTGAAGAGGGATATTGTGGCTATGTCTTTTGCTCCAAGAGACACTCATGAAGCTCAGGTCCAGTTTGCGTTGGAACGTGGAGTTCCTGCTGTTATAGGGATTATGGGATCAATAAGGCTTCCTTATCCGGCCAGAGCTTTTGATCTTGCTCACTGTTCTCGTTGTTTGATTCCTTGGTTTCAGAACG ATGGTTTGTACTTGACTGAAGTGGACCGAGTGTTAAGACCGGGTGGTTATTGGATTCTTTCCGGTCCACCGATTAACTGGAAGAAACACTGGAAAGGCTGGGAAAGAACGCAAGAGGATTTGAAACAAGAGCAAGATTCAATAGAAAATGCAGCAAGGAGTCTTTGTTGGAAGAAGGTTACAGAGAAGGGTGATTTTTCAATTTGGCAAAAGCCAATTAATCACATTGCGTGTAAGAAACTCAAACGAGCTCATAAATCTCCTCCAATATGCACCAAAACAGTTCAACCTGATTTCGCTTG GTACAAAGAACTGGAATCTTGTGTAACGCCATTGCCAGAAGCAAACAGTCCAGATGAGTTTGCAGGAGGTGCTTTAGAGGATTGGCCGGACCGAGCTTTTGCGGTCCCACCTAGAATTATCCAGGGAACTATACCGGAGATCAATGCTGAGAAATTTAAAGAAGACAATGAGGTGTGGAAGGAGAGAATAGCATATTACAAACAGATATTGCCAGAGCTTTCACGTGGAAGATTCAGGAACATTATGGACATGAATGCATACCTTGGTGGATTTGCTGCAGCAATTGTGAAATATCCATCTTGGGTTATGAATGTAGTTCCTGTGGATGCGGAGAAACAAACGTTAGGTGCAATCTACGAGAGAGGATTTATAGGAACGTATCAAGATTGGTGTGAAGCATTCTCTACGTATCCAAGAACTTATGATCTTATTCACGCTGGTGGATTGTTCAGCATGTACGAGAATAG GTGTGATGTGACGTTGATACTACTTGAGATGGATAGAATACTAAGACCAGAAGGAACCGTGGTGTTTAGGGACACTGTGGAAATGTTAACGAAGATACAAAGTATAACCAATGGAATGAAGTGGACGAGTCGTATTATGGATCACGAGAAAGGTCCCTTTATCCCTGAGAAGATCCTTCTCGCTGTTAAATCCTACTGGACCGGTCCTTCCGCTTGA